One Saccharopolyspora erythraea NRRL 2338 genomic region harbors:
- a CDS encoding helix-turn-helix domain-containing protein has translation MVQRSDPSALRWLVGVELRNYRLRAGRTSAAAAKEIGCSPGKITHLENGRYFPQPQEIAGLLEFYGAPHWDVERLSSLAARADHKTWWASWVDVLPDWLRTFVGLEGIAESEFIYIPLVLPGLLQTEDYAAALTATSERVRPDHNERVVSFRMARQRRLAGDPPLKLTAVIEESALDRPIGSPHVMRRQMEHLIELSSLDNVDIRVLPTSVGPHTALIGGFTVLHFADAQSIGYVEIQDGAVYVQDQDQVAGYIRSSERLLSVALSSEDSVAAIKARTVT, from the coding sequence ATGGTGCAACGAAGTGATCCCTCGGCCCTGCGCTGGCTCGTCGGTGTGGAGCTGCGCAACTACCGGCTGCGCGCCGGGCGCACCAGTGCGGCGGCCGCGAAGGAGATCGGCTGCTCGCCGGGCAAGATCACCCACCTGGAGAACGGCCGGTACTTCCCGCAGCCGCAGGAGATCGCCGGGCTGCTGGAGTTCTACGGCGCACCGCACTGGGACGTCGAACGGCTCTCGTCGCTGGCCGCGCGAGCCGATCACAAGACCTGGTGGGCGTCATGGGTGGACGTGCTGCCCGACTGGTTGCGGACCTTCGTCGGTCTGGAGGGCATCGCGGAGTCGGAGTTCATCTACATCCCGCTGGTCCTGCCTGGTCTGTTGCAGACCGAGGACTACGCGGCGGCGCTGACCGCCACCAGTGAGCGCGTTCGGCCCGACCACAACGAGCGGGTCGTCAGCTTCCGGATGGCCAGGCAGCGCCGCCTGGCCGGGGACCCGCCGCTGAAGCTGACGGCGGTGATCGAGGAGTCGGCGCTGGACCGGCCGATCGGGAGTCCGCACGTGATGCGCCGCCAGATGGAGCACCTCATCGAACTGTCCAGCTTGGACAACGTCGACATCCGGGTGCTCCCGACCTCGGTCGGCCCGCACACCGCGCTGATCGGTGGTTTCACGGTTCTGCACTTCGCGGACGCGCAGTCCATCGGCTACGTCGAAATCCAGGACGGGGCGGTTTACGTGCAGGACCAGGACCAAGTGGCCGGTTACATCCGATCAAGCGAACGGCTACTCTCGGTCGCGTTGTCGTCCGAGGACTCGGTGGCGGCGATCAAGGCTCGTACCGTCACCTGA
- a CDS encoding TIGR03086 family metal-binding protein — protein MIDLKPACREMIGLLAGVEASRLADATPCSEYTVADLIAHIDDAAQGFAVFAGAGGPANGSGEGATGEDVPDVVGDRPDVARHVRVLGEAWDAPTAWHGSTDAGGGVELPNEVWGKIALTEVVVHGWDLAQATGQRFEMPEDALRACLDHVSEFVPRAPLPELWGTAVDVPADAPLIDRIVAITGRTPRPPRTPPAG, from the coding sequence TTGATCGACCTGAAGCCGGCCTGCCGGGAGATGATCGGCCTGTTGGCGGGCGTGGAAGCGAGCCGGCTCGCCGACGCCACCCCGTGCAGCGAGTACACCGTTGCCGACCTGATCGCCCACATCGACGATGCCGCTCAGGGCTTCGCGGTGTTCGCCGGGGCCGGTGGTCCGGCGAACGGCAGCGGCGAAGGTGCGACCGGCGAGGACGTACCGGACGTGGTCGGCGACCGACCGGATGTCGCCAGGCACGTGCGAGTGCTCGGCGAAGCATGGGACGCCCCAACCGCCTGGCACGGCAGCACCGACGCGGGCGGTGGCGTGGAGCTGCCCAACGAGGTGTGGGGCAAGATCGCGCTCACCGAGGTGGTCGTGCACGGCTGGGACCTCGCGCAGGCGACCGGCCAGCGCTTCGAGATGCCCGAGGACGCCCTGCGCGCTTGCCTCGACCACGTGTCCGAGTTCGTTCCCCGCGCGCCGCTTCCGGAACTGTGGGGGACGGCCGTCGACGTACCAGCCGATGCCCCGTTGATCGACCGGATCGTGGCCATCACAGGTCGCACCCCGCGACCGCCACGGACGCCGCCGGCCGGGTGA
- a CDS encoding DEAD/DEAH box helicase — MMLTDQLPATPEPDALLDAFVTWTTHQGIDLYPAQEEALMEVVTGANVILSTPTGSGKSLVATGAHFVALASGRRTFYTAPIKALVSEKFFALVDVFGAADVGMMTGDSSVNADAPIICCTAEILANIALRDGERADVGQVVMDEFHFYSEPDRGWAWQVPLLELPQAQFVLMSATLGDVTRFRDDLTRRTGRDTAVVSSAERPIPLTFRYAMTPLHETIEELLAGQQAPVYVVYFNQASALEQAQALMSVNVASREQRDRIAEAIGDFRFTAGFGKTLSRLVRHGIGVHHAGMLPKYRRLVEQLAQAGLLKVICGTDTLGVGINVPIRTVLLTGLTKYDGVRTRHLKAREFHQIAGRAGRAGYDTAGYVVVQAPEHVIENERAVAKAGDDPKKKRKLVRKKAPEGFVSWSEKTFEKLVEAEPEPLTSSFVVSHSMLLNVINRPGDAFAAMRHLLTENHEDRAAQRRHILRAIAIYRALLAAGVVEQLDEPDEQGRRARLTVDLQFDFALNQPLSPFALAAIELLDVDSPSYPLDVLSVIESTLDDPRQVLSAQQFKARGEAVAQMKADGIEYDERMELLEDITHPKPLEELLEAAYEMYRKGHPWVGEHELSPKSVARDMYERAMNFVEFVNHYGLARSEGLVLRYLADVYKALRHTVPDDAKTEELGDIIEWLGELVRQVDSSLLDEWERLRNPAAEDTSSAAPASAEEGPARITANKRAFRVQVRNALFRRVELAARREHEQLGALDPELGADGWADALDDYFEQHDEIGTGPDARGPALLMITEEQSRWVVRQIFDDPAGDHDWGFSAEVDLAESDEAGEAVVRVTSVDQL; from the coding sequence ATGATGCTCACCGACCAGCTCCCAGCGACCCCCGAACCCGATGCGCTGCTCGACGCGTTCGTGACGTGGACCACGCACCAGGGCATCGACCTCTACCCCGCGCAGGAAGAGGCGCTGATGGAGGTCGTCACCGGGGCCAACGTCATCCTCAGCACGCCCACCGGTTCCGGCAAGAGCCTGGTCGCCACCGGCGCGCACTTCGTCGCGCTGGCCTCCGGGCGGCGGACCTTCTACACCGCGCCCATCAAGGCGCTGGTGTCGGAGAAGTTCTTCGCGCTGGTCGACGTCTTCGGCGCGGCCGACGTCGGGATGATGACCGGTGACAGCAGCGTCAACGCCGACGCCCCGATCATCTGCTGCACCGCGGAGATCCTGGCCAACATCGCCCTGCGCGACGGTGAGCGCGCCGACGTCGGCCAGGTCGTGATGGACGAGTTCCACTTCTACTCCGAGCCCGACCGCGGCTGGGCGTGGCAGGTGCCGCTGCTGGAGCTGCCGCAGGCGCAGTTCGTGCTGATGTCGGCGACGCTGGGCGATGTCACCCGCTTCCGCGACGACCTGACCCGGCGCACCGGCCGGGACACCGCGGTGGTCTCCTCGGCCGAGCGGCCGATCCCGCTGACCTTCCGCTACGCGATGACGCCGCTGCACGAGACGATCGAGGAGCTGCTGGCGGGCCAGCAGGCGCCGGTCTACGTCGTGTACTTCAACCAGGCTTCGGCGCTGGAGCAGGCACAGGCGCTGATGAGCGTCAACGTCGCCAGCCGCGAGCAGCGCGACCGCATCGCCGAGGCCATCGGCGACTTCCGCTTCACCGCCGGCTTCGGCAAGACGCTGTCCAGGCTGGTGCGCCACGGCATCGGCGTGCACCACGCCGGGATGCTGCCCAAGTACCGGCGGCTCGTCGAACAGCTCGCGCAGGCCGGTCTGCTCAAGGTCATCTGCGGCACCGACACGCTGGGCGTGGGCATCAACGTCCCGATCCGCACGGTGCTGCTGACGGGGCTGACCAAGTACGACGGGGTCCGCACCCGGCACCTGAAGGCGCGCGAGTTCCACCAGATCGCCGGCCGGGCCGGGCGCGCGGGCTACGACACCGCGGGCTACGTCGTGGTGCAGGCGCCCGAGCACGTCATCGAGAACGAGCGCGCGGTGGCCAAGGCCGGTGACGATCCGAAGAAGAAGCGCAAGCTGGTGCGCAAGAAGGCGCCGGAGGGCTTCGTCTCCTGGAGCGAGAAGACCTTCGAGAAGCTGGTCGAGGCCGAGCCGGAGCCGCTGACGTCGAGTTTCGTCGTCAGCCACTCGATGCTGCTCAACGTCATCAACCGCCCCGGCGACGCGTTCGCGGCGATGCGGCACCTGCTCACCGAGAACCACGAGGACCGCGCCGCGCAGCGCAGGCACATCCTGCGCGCCATCGCGATCTACCGGGCGCTGCTGGCGGCGGGTGTCGTGGAACAGCTCGACGAGCCCGACGAGCAGGGCCGCCGGGCGCGCCTGACGGTGGACCTGCAGTTCGACTTCGCGCTCAACCAGCCGCTCTCGCCGTTCGCGCTGGCCGCCATCGAACTGCTCGACGTCGACTCGCCGTCGTACCCGCTGGATGTCCTCTCGGTCATCGAGTCCACTCTGGACGATCCGAGGCAGGTGCTTTCGGCCCAGCAGTTCAAGGCGCGCGGCGAGGCCGTGGCGCAGATGAAGGCCGACGGCATCGAGTACGACGAGCGCATGGAGCTGCTGGAGGACATCACCCACCCCAAGCCGCTCGAGGAGCTGCTGGAGGCGGCCTACGAGATGTACCGCAAGGGGCATCCGTGGGTCGGCGAGCACGAGCTGTCGCCGAAGTCGGTGGCCCGCGACATGTACGAGCGGGCGATGAACTTCGTCGAGTTCGTCAACCACTACGGGCTGGCGCGCTCGGAAGGGCTGGTGCTGCGCTACCTCGCCGACGTCTACAAGGCGCTGCGCCACACGGTGCCCGACGACGCCAAGACCGAGGAGCTGGGCGACATCATCGAGTGGCTGGGCGAGCTGGTCCGCCAGGTCGACTCCAGCCTGCTCGACGAGTGGGAGCGGCTGCGCAACCCGGCCGCGGAGGACACCTCGTCGGCAGCACCGGCATCGGCGGAGGAAGGACCGGCGCGGATCACGGCCAACAAGCGGGCCTTCCGCGTGCAGGTCCGCAACGCGCTGTTCCGCCGCGTCGAGCTGGCGGCGCGCCGCGAGCACGAGCAGCTCGGCGCGCTGGACCCGGAGCTGGGCGCCGACGGCTGGGCCGACGCGCTCGACGACTACTTCGAGCAGCACGACGAGATCGGCACCGGCCCCGACGCGCGCGGCCCGGCGCTGCTGATGATCACCGAGGAGCAGTCGCGCTGGGTCGTGCGCCAGATCTTCGACGACCCGGCGGGGGACCACGACTGGGGCTTCAGCGCCGAGGTCGACCTCGCCGAGTCCGACGAGGCGGGCGAGGCCGTGGTCCGGGTGACCTCGGTCGACCAGCTCTGA
- a CDS encoding thiamine pyrophosphate-binding protein — MTEARIGGDLVVETLRALGARTVFGLPGQHALGLFEALRRAPDLRLVSSRVENNLAFAADGHARAKLAEGGPVPVTPMIVSTGPGALLTLASLQESRASSVPVLGISSQVPAAGLGGGRRGYLHELPDQQASFRDVVKSVHVARTASQIPGALRAAWESAATAPYGPTWVEIPQDVLLGPAGLPPITGVSASPPPLAPQPELIAEAADLLAAAENPVVLAGGGVARAGAAGPLRELAEALRAPVLSTFGGKGVFGWDHPLSGQSWMEDWHSTEFLAAADVLLVLGSGLGELSSNYHRFAPRGRIVQVEADAGKLESNHPALGIHADAGLALSALLERLPRRRADGRAERAVAELLAKVHDRLAGQDLEREQHVLADVRAALPEGTPTFWDMTILGYWAWSAWNADGAPMHSAQGAGGLGFGFPAALGAAAATGGPVLAVSGDGGAMYGIAELATAVQHGLDVTWLIVDDGGYGILREYLTGTFGQTTSTELSRPDFVALAGAFGVPAVRSGLGTLRADLAHALQTPGPSVVVLPALLRMFAPTHLPV, encoded by the coding sequence ATGACCGAAGCCCGCATCGGCGGCGACCTGGTGGTCGAGACGCTGCGCGCCCTGGGCGCGCGGACCGTGTTCGGACTGCCCGGCCAGCACGCGCTCGGCCTGTTCGAGGCCCTGCGGCGGGCCCCCGACCTGCGGCTGGTCAGCTCCCGGGTGGAGAACAACCTCGCCTTCGCCGCCGACGGCCACGCGCGGGCGAAGCTCGCCGAGGGCGGCCCGGTGCCGGTGACGCCGATGATCGTCTCGACCGGTCCCGGCGCGCTGCTGACCCTGGCGTCGTTGCAGGAGTCCCGCGCGTCCTCGGTGCCCGTCCTGGGCATCTCCAGCCAGGTCCCCGCCGCCGGGCTGGGCGGCGGACGCCGCGGCTACCTGCACGAGCTGCCCGACCAGCAGGCCAGCTTCCGCGACGTCGTGAAGTCGGTGCACGTCGCGCGCACCGCCAGCCAGATCCCGGGTGCGCTGCGTGCGGCGTGGGAGAGCGCGGCGACCGCGCCCTACGGCCCGACGTGGGTGGAGATCCCGCAGGACGTGCTGCTCGGCCCGGCCGGGCTGCCGCCGATCACCGGGGTCAGCGCCTCGCCACCGCCGCTGGCCCCGCAGCCCGAGCTGATCGCCGAGGCCGCCGACCTGCTCGCCGCCGCCGAGAACCCGGTCGTCCTCGCCGGTGGCGGCGTCGCCCGCGCCGGGGCGGCCGGACCGCTGCGGGAGCTGGCCGAGGCGCTGCGCGCCCCGGTGCTGAGCACCTTCGGCGGCAAGGGCGTCTTCGGCTGGGACCACCCGCTGTCCGGGCAGTCGTGGATGGAGGACTGGCACAGCACCGAGTTCCTCGCCGCCGCCGACGTGCTGCTCGTGCTCGGCTCCGGGCTGGGCGAGCTGTCCAGCAACTACCACCGGTTCGCCCCGCGCGGCCGGATCGTCCAGGTCGAGGCCGACGCGGGCAAGCTGGAGTCCAACCACCCGGCGCTGGGCATCCACGCCGACGCCGGGCTCGCCCTTTCCGCGCTGCTGGAGCGGCTGCCGCGGCGCAGGGCCGACGGCCGCGCCGAGCGGGCGGTGGCCGAGCTGCTGGCGAAGGTCCACGACCGGCTGGCCGGTCAGGACCTGGAGCGCGAGCAGCACGTGCTGGCCGACGTCCGGGCCGCGCTGCCGGAGGGCACGCCGACGTTCTGGGACATGACGATCCTCGGCTACTGGGCGTGGTCGGCGTGGAACGCCGACGGCGCGCCGATGCACTCGGCGCAGGGCGCGGGCGGCCTCGGCTTCGGCTTCCCGGCGGCGCTGGGCGCCGCGGCGGCGACCGGCGGGCCGGTGCTGGCGGTCTCCGGCGACGGCGGGGCGATGTACGGCATCGCCGAGCTGGCCACCGCCGTCCAGCACGGCCTGGACGTCACGTGGCTCATCGTCGACGACGGCGGATACGGCATCCTGCGCGAGTACCTGACCGGGACGTTCGGCCAGACCACCTCGACCGAGCTGTCGCGGCCCGACTTCGTCGCGCTGGCGGGCGCCTTCGGCGTCCCCGCCGTGCGCAGCGGCCTCGGGACGCTGCGGGCCGACCTCGCCCACGCCCTGCAGACCCCGGGACCGAGCGTGGTGGTGCTGCCGGCCCTGCTGCGCATGTTCGCACCGACACACCTGCCGGTCTGA
- a CDS encoding sodium:solute symporter has protein sequence MVADYLVIALYIAGMVGVGWYGMRLARTKSDYLVAGRRLGWFMYSGTMSAIVLGGASTIGGVGLGYTHGISGAWLVLTIGLGILLLHALFARRLVKLRVYTVSEMLDLRYGGSSTVIAGVVMWGYTLMLTVTSTLSFATIFNVLFQLPSMLGIAVGGSIVVLYSVLGGMWSITLTDIAQFVIKTIGIMFLLLPVAVTAAGGFGEMSSRLDPGFFRLDSIGGATIFTYVLTYGFGLLIGQDIWQRVFTARSPKVATAGGIISGVYCLAYGFTGALIGTAARVLYPNLGDPDDAFATVVEQLLPSGVRGLVLAAALSALMSTSSGALIACSTVSTTDILAKLRRKPADGSDVSASRMTTLVLGIVAIGIAMLVDDVVNALTVAYNVLVGGLLVAILGGLVWKRGTRVGAVASMVVGSVVVIASMIVFGLSATEPIYYGLGAALLSYVVVSLLTPPTEPAVLRAWTQRLAGVSAVEPADASAGNSEPAEQAGADK, from the coding sequence ATGGTCGCCGACTACTTGGTGATCGCGCTCTACATCGCCGGGATGGTCGGTGTGGGCTGGTACGGCATGCGCCTGGCCAGGACGAAGAGCGACTACCTGGTCGCCGGGCGCCGCCTCGGCTGGTTCATGTACTCCGGGACGATGTCGGCCATCGTGCTCGGCGGCGCGTCCACCATCGGCGGGGTCGGACTCGGCTACACCCACGGCATCTCCGGCGCCTGGCTGGTGCTCACCATCGGCCTGGGCATCCTGCTGCTGCACGCGCTGTTCGCGCGCAGGCTGGTGAAGCTGCGCGTCTACACCGTCTCGGAGATGCTCGACCTGCGCTACGGCGGCTCCTCGACGGTGATCGCCGGGGTCGTGATGTGGGGCTACACCCTGATGCTCACGGTGACCTCCACGCTGTCGTTCGCCACCATCTTCAACGTCCTGTTCCAGCTCCCGAGCATGCTGGGCATCGCCGTCGGCGGCTCGATCGTGGTCCTGTACTCGGTGCTGGGCGGCATGTGGTCGATCACGCTGACCGACATCGCGCAGTTCGTCATCAAGACCATCGGCATCATGTTCCTGCTGCTGCCGGTCGCGGTGACCGCGGCGGGCGGCTTCGGCGAGATGAGCAGCAGGCTCGACCCGGGCTTCTTCCGCCTCGACAGCATCGGCGGCGCGACGATCTTCACCTACGTGCTCACCTACGGCTTCGGCCTGCTCATCGGCCAGGACATCTGGCAGCGCGTGTTCACCGCGCGCAGCCCGAAGGTGGCAACCGCCGGCGGCATCATCTCCGGCGTCTACTGCCTGGCCTACGGCTTCACCGGCGCGCTGATCGGCACCGCGGCCCGCGTCCTCTACCCGAACCTGGGAGACCCCGACGACGCCTTCGCCACCGTCGTCGAGCAACTGCTGCCCTCCGGCGTGCGCGGGCTGGTGCTCGCCGCGGCGCTCTCGGCGCTGATGTCGACCTCCAGCGGCGCGCTCATCGCGTGCTCGACCGTCAGCACCACCGACATCCTGGCCAAGCTGCGCCGCAAGCCCGCCGACGGCTCCGACGTCAGCGCCAGCAGGATGACGACGCTGGTGCTGGGCATCGTCGCGATCGGCATCGCGATGCTGGTCGACGACGTCGTCAACGCGCTCACCGTCGCCTACAACGTGCTGGTCGGCGGGCTGCTGGTGGCCATCCTCGGCGGGCTGGTGTGGAAGCGCGGCACCCGCGTGGGCGCGGTCGCCTCGATGGTCGTCGGCTCGGTGGTGGTGATCGCGTCGATGATCGTCTTCGGCCTGTCGGCCACCGAGCCGATCTACTACGGTCTCGGCGCCGCGCTGCTCAGCTACGTCGTGGTCAGCCTGCTGACGCCCCCGACGGAGCCGGCCGTGCTGCGAGCCTGGACCCAGCGGCTGGCCGGGGTCTCGGCCGTCGAGCCGGCGGATGCCTCGGCGGGGAACTCCGAGCCCGCCGAGCAGGCCGGAGCCGACAAGTGA
- a CDS encoding PucR family transcriptional regulator ligand-binding domain-containing protein, translating to MTKPSEQPSVPLHAVTGDAALAVEVVAETLRPGALELPVRWAHVSELQDPAPYLLGEELLLTAGVNLPSEQQQIDRYVQRLLAAGVSALGFGVTPPMHEALPDPLREACVRHGLPLLVIPPRTPFLAISRAVAVAISDAAQRERSRVAEAREALTRSAGEGLGALARRLRCWVALVGADDAPVATSPPRAHRCRPNWRRCSPGCGRARGCAARPASWPTAPSPSRSRCTRRPPRRSCSWSGAGSGSTPPSAPSSRWARRCWA from the coding sequence ATGACCAAGCCGTCCGAGCAACCCTCCGTGCCGCTGCACGCGGTCACCGGCGACGCCGCGCTGGCCGTGGAGGTGGTGGCCGAGACGCTGCGGCCCGGCGCGCTGGAGCTGCCCGTGCGGTGGGCGCACGTCAGCGAGCTGCAGGACCCCGCGCCGTACCTGCTCGGCGAGGAGCTGCTGCTCACCGCCGGGGTGAACCTGCCGTCCGAGCAGCAGCAGATCGACCGCTACGTGCAGCGGCTGCTGGCGGCGGGGGTGAGCGCGCTCGGCTTCGGCGTCACGCCGCCGATGCACGAGGCCCTGCCGGACCCGCTGCGCGAGGCGTGCGTGCGGCACGGGCTGCCTCTGCTGGTGATCCCGCCGCGCACCCCGTTCCTGGCCATCAGCCGCGCGGTCGCCGTCGCGATCAGCGACGCCGCCCAGCGGGAGCGCAGCCGGGTCGCCGAGGCCAGGGAGGCGCTGACCCGGTCGGCGGGCGAGGGGCTGGGCGCGCTGGCGCGCAGGCTGCGCTGCTGGGTGGCGCTGGTGGGCGCCGACGACGCGCCCGTCGCCACGTCCCCCCCCCGCGCACACCGCTGCCGCCCGAACTGGCGCCGCTGCTCGCCCGGCTGCGGGCGGGCTCGGGGGTGCGCAGCGCGACCGGCGAGCTGGCCGACGGCTCCTTCGCCGTCGCGCAGCCGGTGTACCCGCAGGCCACCGCGTCGCAGCTGCTCGTGGTCGGGCGCAGGCAGCGGTTCGACGCCACCGAGCGCGCCGTCATCGCGGTGGGCGCGGCGCTGCTGGGCCTGA
- a CDS encoding helix-turn-helix domain-containing protein has product MVGRRQRFDATERAVIAVGAALLGLTGRAGADNAALGSAVTALLLDQPAGDVLAGLLEKGQYRVVVGVPRGRRRNGGVSAFDWLSSRLGNPLVRLTDDGGFTAVVATAPSAEVLEEMRSQGWLAVVSSARPADRLGETAAEVDALTQRARALDRPVRADESAGFGLAAAVAPEAAAGFAERALAPLRAIDRARSGDKLADTLHCWLAHHGSWDRTAAALGVHRNSVRHRIGQVERALEADLSDPQVRMELWFALRWSR; this is encoded by the coding sequence GTGGTCGGGCGCAGGCAGCGGTTCGACGCCACCGAGCGCGCCGTCATCGCGGTGGGCGCGGCGCTGCTGGGCCTGACCGGCCGCGCGGGCGCCGACAACGCGGCGCTCGGGTCCGCGGTCACCGCGCTGCTGCTCGACCAGCCGGCGGGTGACGTGCTGGCCGGTCTGCTGGAGAAGGGGCAGTACCGGGTGGTCGTGGGCGTGCCGCGGGGGCGCCGCCGCAACGGCGGGGTGTCGGCCTTCGACTGGCTGAGCAGCCGCCTCGGCAACCCGCTGGTCAGGCTCACCGACGACGGCGGCTTCACCGCGGTCGTGGCGACCGCGCCGAGCGCGGAGGTGCTGGAGGAGATGCGTTCCCAGGGGTGGCTGGCGGTGGTCAGCTCCGCCCGGCCCGCCGACCGCCTGGGCGAGACCGCGGCCGAGGTCGACGCGCTCACGCAGCGGGCACGCGCGCTGGACCGCCCGGTGCGCGCCGATGAGAGCGCCGGGTTCGGCCTGGCCGCCGCCGTCGCGCCGGAGGCCGCGGCCGGCTTCGCCGAGCGGGCGCTGGCGCCGCTGCGCGCGATCGACCGGGCGCGCTCCGGGGACAAGCTCGCCGACACGCTGCACTGCTGGCTGGCCCACCACGGCAGCTGGGACCGGACCGCGGCCGCGCTCGGCGTCCACCGCAACAGCGTGCGCCACCGCATCGGGCAGGTCGAGCGCGCGCTGGAGGCCGACCTCTCCGACCCGCAGGTCCGGATGGAGCTGTGGTTCGCGCTGCGCTGGTCGCGCTGA